From one Cucurbita pepo subsp. pepo cultivar mu-cu-16 chromosome LG17, ASM280686v2, whole genome shotgun sequence genomic stretch:
- the LOC111778759 gene encoding peroxiredoxin Q, chloroplastic-like, whose product MSGDLVVWVISLVLEHEFSKKLNGPVLLRLVASNGKLTFVQACAFRDSYEKFKKAGAQVVGISGDDSSSHKAFAKKYRLPFTLLSDEGNKVRKEWGVPSDLFGALPGRQTYVLDKNGIVQLIYNNQFQPEKHIDETLKLLQTL is encoded by the exons ATGAGTGGTGATTTGGTCGTTTGGGTCATAAGTTTAGTCTTGGAGCATGAATTTAGTAAAAAGTTGAATGGTCCAGTGTTGCTGAGGCTTGTTGCTAGT AACGGGAAATTAACATTCGTGCAGGCGTGTGCTTTCAGAGATTCTTACGAGAAGTTCAAGAAAGCAGGAGCTCAGGTTGTAGGCATTAGTGGCGATGATTCATCATCACACAAG GCTTTTGCAAAGAAATATAGACTTCCATTCACATTGCTAAGTGATGAAGGTAACAAAGTGAGAAAAGAATGGGGAGTTCCTTCTGATCTCTTTGGTGCATTACCTGGTAGACAGACTTATGTTCTCGACAAGAACGGCATCGTGCAGCTCATTTATAATAACCAGTTCCAACCCGAGAAGCATATCGACGAGACGCTCAAATTACTTCAGACCCTTTAA